GGGTCAGGCCTCTTTTTTAGTTCGGGTCGAAAAGTTCCCCCGTCCCTTTAATCCTAATCGAATATTCCAATTCCTGATTCTCCTTTTTTGACCCAGCGTCTTAGCTTTCGCCAAGCAGCGTATCCTGCAACGTGGCTTGCTGCGGGCATTTGCTTGACGATCAGTAGTGCGTTTCTTTCACTGTAGTGATGAAACTTTGCAACTGCCTTGAGGTGTCTTGTGTACTCGGTAGTCCGTTCATGTTTTAAGGCGTCGAGAAGTTCTGCGTATCCATCTTGAGAGAGTTTCTTAATTGTTTCTTTGTCCATAGTTGTATTCCTTCTGTGCGTTCCCTCGGCGTGGGAACGATTATTCAAGTTGATCCGCCGCGCCGTCGGCTTCCAGCATTGATTGGCACGGCAGGTCAAGGTGGAGCCTTTCGCGCACGCGAAAGCAGCAGCGTCTATGAAGGGAGGCGGAGCCGACCGGAGAGTGAGCCCGACGGGCTCAAGCGGACCTTGACGCCGTGGCACCCTTAGAGAAGCCGACGAAAACAACATCCGGGGAGTTGTAAGCGTTCTATCTGCCCATCGGGCGATTCTCTGTGCCGGGGGCGTGCGGCGGGCTGGTGGCGATTACCAGAGGATGTCCAGGTCGCCGTCTCCGGTGCGCTGGGCGTACTCCAGGTGTTCGCACAGATCGGCGATCGCTTCGACGTCGCGGCCCGCTTTGCCTTTGACGCACGAGTGACTGAGGTCACCGATTAACCAGTGAAGTTCCACTCGGGTCATCCCCACTCGCCGAATCAGTTGAGCCTTCGGCCAACGTCGCAGCGAAGCTTCTAAACGGCCCGACACATAACCGTACTTCAAAATCAAATCGCGATGATCACGAGTCAGTTCGATTCGCTCGGTTAAGTCAGCCATCACGCCACTCGCGATTCACGCCGACGCACGCGGCGTTGCTGAGTTGTCAATCGACGCGACTCTTTCTCCGCATCGCGATACAC
The window above is part of the Crateriforma spongiae genome. Proteins encoded here:
- a CDS encoding ArdC-like ssDNA-binding domain-containing protein; amino-acid sequence: MDKETIKKLSQDGYAELLDALKHERTTEYTRHLKAVAKFHHYSERNALLIVKQMPAASHVAGYAAWRKLRRWVKKGESGIGIFD